From Bacillus basilensis, a single genomic window includes:
- a CDS encoding sigma-70 family RNA polymerase sigma factor, with translation MDEVQLKEWLYKMESGDQEAFQIIYEYTCKDIYRTVVFLVGSQNQDVDDIVNEVYINMWKSITNYDMNRSFRFWLHGLVVTQVQDWRRKSWRRFRIFEKKKMYEQDRSYIMDEAILHKETRSELVEVVQNLSYKHREVIIMRYFHEYSLDEIAALLQIPLGTVKSRLHTALKRLRIEIEQMPNEREEEVNGF, from the coding sequence TTGGATGAAGTACAATTGAAAGAATGGCTATATAAAATGGAGTCTGGGGACCAAGAAGCCTTTCAAATTATTTATGAATATACATGTAAAGATATTTATAGAACAGTAGTATTTTTAGTAGGAAGTCAAAACCAAGATGTAGACGATATAGTTAATGAAGTGTACATCAATATGTGGAAGTCCATAACAAACTATGATATGAATCGTTCATTTCGTTTTTGGTTACATGGATTAGTTGTTACGCAAGTACAGGATTGGCGTCGGAAATCGTGGCGACGATTTCGAATCTTTGAAAAGAAGAAAATGTATGAACAAGATCGGTCTTACATAATGGATGAAGCTATTTTACATAAAGAAACAAGAAGTGAACTAGTAGAAGTTGTACAAAATTTATCTTATAAACATCGTGAAGTAATTATTATGCGTTACTTCCATGAATATAGCTTAGATGAAATTGCTGCACTTCTTCAAATTCCTCTTGGTACAGTGAAATCTCGACTGCACACAGCACTAAAACGATTAAGAATAGAAATCGAACAAATGCCAAACGAAAGGGAGGAAGAAGTAAATGGATTTTGA
- a CDS encoding YfzA family protein, which yields MEAKLNKAQLIWKRTWFCYLGAFIIVQLLFIICEVTAWAPNFKPGGEFLNRILNSQIFTEWFIPYEISHFNMFTAFFAITLLPYALIGAIKDFTARKNINN from the coding sequence ATGGAAGCGAAATTAAATAAGGCGCAGCTGATTTGGAAACGAACATGGTTTTGCTATCTAGGGGCATTTATAATTGTACAATTGCTGTTTATTATTTGTGAAGTAACTGCATGGGCACCGAACTTTAAACCTGGTGGAGAATTTTTAAATAGAATTTTAAATTCTCAAATTTTCACGGAATGGTTCATTCCATATGAAATCTCTCATTTTAATATGTTTACAGCTTTTTTTGCGATTACATTGTTACCATACGCATTAATAGGGGCAATTAAAGATTTCACAGCAAGAAAAAATATAAATAATTAA
- the entB gene encoding cell wall-binding protein EntB, with the protein MKKVIGAATATVFGLGAFTTTATAETIVTADVLNVREKPTTESKVVEKVKNGEELKVINTEDGWSKIELNGKEVFVSSEFTKDIYHVTADLLNVRSESNTESKILGRLKKDDVIESTNQVKDGWLQFEYKGKTAYVNVSFLSSKAPIEKKADEKTKQVTKVQKTVKAKEEAKTQKITKAKETIKPKEEVKVQEVTKPKKEVKVQEVVKPKEEVKVQEVVKPKEEVKVQEVTKPKEEVKVQEVVKPKEEVKVQEVAKPKEEVKAQEIAKAKEEAKAQEIAKAKEEAKAQEIAKAKEEAKAQEIAKAKEEAKAQEIAKAKEEAKAREIAKAKEEAKAREIAKAKEEEKAREAIKEKEQSKNNTQSAKRELTVVATAYTADPSENGTYGGRVLTAMGHDLTANPNMRIIAVDPKVIPLGSKVWVEGYGEAIAGDTGSTIKGNRIDVLMGSKSKAMNWGRQTVKVKIL; encoded by the coding sequence ATGAAAAAAGTAATTGGCGCAGCAACAGCAACTGTTTTCGGATTGGGAGCATTTACTACAACTGCTACTGCAGAAACGATCGTAACAGCAGATGTACTCAACGTACGTGAAAAACCGACTACGGAATCAAAAGTTGTCGAAAAAGTAAAAAACGGGGAAGAATTAAAAGTCATAAATACTGAAGATGGCTGGTCAAAAATTGAGTTAAATGGTAAAGAAGTATTTGTAAGCTCGGAGTTTACAAAAGATATTTACCATGTAACAGCAGATTTGTTAAATGTACGTTCTGAATCAAACACAGAATCAAAAATTCTTGGCAGACTGAAAAAAGATGATGTAATTGAATCAACGAACCAAGTAAAAGATGGATGGCTACAATTTGAGTATAAGGGAAAAACAGCTTATGTAAATGTTTCTTTCTTATCAAGTAAAGCACCAATTGAAAAAAAAGCTGACGAGAAAACGAAGCAAGTAACGAAAGTACAAAAAACGGTTAAAGCTAAGGAAGAAGCTAAAACACAGAAGATAACAAAGGCAAAAGAAACAATAAAACCTAAGGAAGAAGTGAAAGTACAAGAAGTAACAAAGCCTAAGAAAGAAGTGAAAGTACAAGAAGTAGTAAAGCCTAAGGAAGAAGTGAAAGTACAAGAAGTAGTAAAGCCTAAGGAAGAAGTGAAAGTACAAGAAGTAACAAAGCCTAAGGAAGAAGTGAAAGTACAAGAAGTAGTAAAGCCTAAGGAAGAAGTGAAAGTACAAGAAGTAGCAAAGCCTAAGGAAGAAGTGAAAGCGCAAGAAATAGCCAAAGCTAAGGAAGAGGCGAAAGCACAAGAAATAGCCAAAGCTAAGGAAGAGGCGAAAGCACAAGAAATAGCCAAAGCTAAGGAAGAGGCGAAAGCACAAGAAATAGCCAAAGCTAAGGAAGAGGCGAAAGCACAAGAAATAGCCAAAGCTAAGGAAGAGGCGAAAGCACGAGAAATAGCAAAGGCTAAGGAAGAGGCGAAAGCACGAGAAATAGCAAAGGCTAAGGAAGAAGAGAAAGCACGAGAAGCGATAAAGGAAAAAGAACAGTCTAAAAATAACACGCAGTCTGCTAAACGTGAATTAACGGTAGTAGCGACAGCGTATACTGCTGATCCAAGTGAAAATGGTACATATGGTGGACGCGTTTTAACTGCGATGGGGCATGATTTAACGGCTAATCCGAATATGAGAATTATCGCAGTTGACCCGAAAGTAATTCCTTTAGGATCTAAAGTATGGGTAGAAGGTTATGGAGAAGCTATCGCTGGAGATACCGGAAGTACAATTAAAGGTAATCGCATTGATGTTTTAATGGGTTCAAAAAGTAAAGCTATGAATTGGGGAAGACAAACTGTTAAAGTGAAAATTCTATAA
- a CDS encoding kinase, giving the protein MSNPILKSTLIILRGNSASGKTIIAKQLQEHFGQGTLLVSQDVVRRDMLRVHDTMGNLSHDLLFEITKYGKGKCEFVILEGILNSRKYGEMLKELIHYFKGNAYTYYFDLSLEETIRRHNTREKRHEFSEDSLLKWYNPHDTIEVARETIFTDNFTQKDIFDAILNDVMVRK; this is encoded by the coding sequence ATGTCTAATCCTATACTTAAATCAACTTTAATCATTCTTAGAGGAAACTCCGCAAGTGGTAAAACAATAATCGCAAAGCAACTACAAGAACATTTCGGACAAGGCACACTTTTAGTATCTCAGGATGTTGTCCGTAGAGATATGCTTAGAGTACACGACACGATGGGTAATTTATCACATGATTTACTATTTGAAATTACGAAGTACGGAAAAGGAAAATGTGAGTTTGTTATTTTAGAAGGTATTTTAAACAGTCGTAAATACGGTGAAATGTTGAAAGAATTAATACATTATTTTAAAGGAAACGCTTATACATACTACTTCGATTTATCATTAGAGGAAACTATTCGACGACATAATACAAGAGAAAAACGGCATGAATTCAGTGAGGATTCATTACTAAAATGGTATAATCCGCACGATACAATTGAAGTTGCTAGAGAAACTATTTTTACAGATAACTTCACGCAAAAAGATATATTTGATGCGATTCTTAATGATGTTATGGTACGAAAATAA
- a CDS encoding malate:quinone oxidoreductase, translated as MSNMQQKTDVILIGAGIMSATLGSLLKELAPEWEIKVFEKLASAGEESSNEWNNAGTGHSALCELNYTSEKSDGSIDISKAVKVNEQFQLSRQFWAYLVKSKLIRNPQDFIMPLPHMSLVQGEKNVEFLKNRFEALSKNPLFQGMEFSDAPETLKKWLPLIMEGRTSNELMAATKIDSGTDVNFGALTRMLFDYLKTKNVELNYKHSVENIKRTKNGLWEVKVHDMNSGKIEHHTAKFVFIGGGGGSLPLLQKTGIPESKHIGGFPVSGLFMVCKNQKVVEQHHAKVYGKAKVGAPPMSVPHLDTRYIDNKKALLFGPFAGFSPKFLKTGSNLDLIGSVKPNNVLTMLAAGVKEMGLTKYLIQQVMLSHEKRMEELREFIPNAKSEDWDIVVAGQRVQVIKDTDAGGKGTLQFGTEVVSAADGSIAALLGASPGASTAVHVMLEVLEKCFPSRMVEWEEKIKEMIPSYGISLTENPRLFQDLHTSTGRTLGLNEKETVHN; from the coding sequence ATGAGCAACATGCAGCAAAAAACAGACGTTATCTTAATTGGTGCAGGAATTATGAGTGCAACGTTAGGCTCATTACTAAAAGAATTAGCACCTGAATGGGAAATTAAAGTTTTTGAAAAACTCGCAAGTGCCGGGGAAGAAAGCTCTAATGAATGGAATAATGCAGGTACAGGGCATTCTGCGCTATGCGAACTGAACTATACTTCCGAAAAATCTGACGGATCTATAGATATTAGTAAGGCTGTAAAAGTGAATGAGCAATTCCAGCTTTCAAGACAATTTTGGGCATATCTTGTAAAAAGTAAATTAATTCGTAATCCACAAGATTTTATTATGCCTCTACCTCATATGAGTTTAGTACAAGGTGAAAAAAATGTTGAGTTTCTAAAAAACCGTTTTGAAGCGCTTTCAAAAAACCCACTGTTTCAAGGTATGGAATTTTCCGATGCTCCTGAAACATTAAAAAAATGGCTTCCACTCATTATGGAAGGACGTACATCTAATGAATTGATGGCTGCAACGAAGATTGACTCTGGAACAGATGTTAACTTCGGTGCATTAACACGTATGTTGTTTGATTACTTAAAAACGAAAAATGTCGAGCTAAACTACAAACATAGTGTCGAAAATATTAAACGCACGAAGAATGGTTTGTGGGAAGTAAAAGTACACGATATGAATAGTGGTAAAATCGAACATCATACTGCAAAATTTGTCTTTATCGGCGGCGGTGGCGGTAGCCTACCTCTACTACAAAAGACTGGCATTCCTGAATCAAAACATATCGGTGGATTCCCAGTAAGTGGACTATTTATGGTATGTAAAAACCAAAAAGTTGTAGAACAACATCATGCGAAAGTATATGGTAAAGCTAAAGTTGGTGCTCCACCAATGTCTGTACCTCACCTTGATACGAGATATATAGACAATAAAAAAGCTTTACTATTTGGACCGTTCGCAGGGTTCTCACCTAAATTCTTAAAAACTGGCTCAAACCTTGACTTAATTGGTTCTGTAAAACCGAATAACGTCTTAACGATGTTAGCTGCTGGTGTAAAAGAAATGGGACTAACAAAATACTTAATTCAACAAGTTATGTTATCACATGAAAAACGTATGGAAGAATTACGCGAATTCATTCCGAACGCAAAAAGTGAAGATTGGGACATTGTAGTTGCTGGGCAACGTGTGCAAGTAATTAAAGATACTGATGCCGGTGGTAAAGGTACACTTCAATTCGGTACAGAAGTTGTAAGTGCAGCTGACGGCTCAATCGCTGCATTACTAGGTGCTTCACCAGGTGCATCTACTGCCGTACACGTCATGCTTGAAGTATTAGAAAAATGTTTCCCAAGCCGTATGGTAGAATGGGAAGAAAAGATTAAAGAAATGATTCCTTCTTACGGCATTTCACTAACAGAAAATCCAAGATTGTTCCAAGACCTTCACACTTCGACTGGTCGTACGCTTGGATTAAACGAAAAAGAAACTGTTCATAATTAA
- a CDS encoding cysteine hydrolase family protein translates to MKKALIVIDVQAGMYTAGMLVHNGEKFLQTLQELIGECRSNDIPVIYVQHNGPKNHPLEKGTDGWKIHVEIAPQEGDSIVEKTTPDSFYKTNLNEVLQEKGINHVIISGMQTQYCVDTTTRRAFSEGYKVTLVSDAHSTFDTEVLRAEDIVKHHNVVFGAFADVVTLKDLNVTVSK, encoded by the coding sequence ATGAAAAAAGCATTAATCGTAATCGATGTGCAAGCAGGTATGTATACAGCAGGAATGCTAGTACATAATGGGGAGAAGTTTTTACAAACATTACAAGAGCTTATTGGGGAATGTCGTTCAAATGATATTCCGGTGATTTATGTTCAACATAACGGACCTAAAAATCACCCGTTAGAAAAAGGTACAGATGGCTGGAAGATCCATGTGGAAATTGCGCCGCAAGAAGGGGACAGTATCGTTGAAAAAACGACGCCAGATTCATTCTATAAGACAAACTTAAACGAAGTGTTACAAGAAAAAGGAATTAATCATGTTATTATTTCTGGAATGCAGACGCAGTATTGTGTGGATACAACAACGCGCAGAGCGTTTAGTGAAGGGTATAAAGTAACGTTAGTAAGTGATGCGCATAGTACATTCGATACAGAAGTGTTACGAGCTGAAGACATTGTGAAACATCATAACGTAGTGTTTGGAGCGTTTGCTGATGTTGTTACGTTAAAAGATTTGAATGTGACTGTCTCTAAATAA
- a CDS encoding DUF2332 domain-containing protein, which produces MRTQEQIANLFRNFSIKECKGSSDLYEYLAIKIAEDEEVLTLSSYAQAGQPVPNLLLGAVHHLLLAGKEHHLKTYYSSLVEHANTDLDQAFHHFKDFCKMYREEIITLLQTKLVQTNEVRRCAYLYPSFSYIFNKVNKPLALIEIGTSSGLQLFWDQYSYSYGTDETYGNINSNVHVTSEIRGKNVPHLLKESPPVVERIGLDLHVNDLHSNEDYLWLRALIWPEHKERLELFDQAASLVKNKSVQLIEGDGVELLPSIIERISSDAIICIFHTHVANQIPEQVKHKLEKQIQEIGAKRDVFHLYNNMWDRDLHINYYINGNEYRETVGETEGHGRWFSWKIGNERLI; this is translated from the coding sequence ATGCGTACACAAGAACAAATCGCAAACTTATTTCGAAATTTTTCAATAAAGGAATGTAAAGGGTCAAGTGACTTATATGAATACTTAGCGATAAAAATAGCTGAAGATGAGGAAGTACTTACACTATCTTCCTACGCTCAAGCAGGTCAACCAGTCCCAAACTTATTATTAGGTGCAGTACACCATTTATTACTAGCAGGGAAAGAACATCATTTAAAAACGTATTATAGTAGCTTAGTTGAACATGCTAATACGGATTTAGACCAAGCTTTTCATCATTTTAAAGATTTCTGTAAAATGTACAGAGAAGAAATTATTACGTTATTACAAACGAAACTTGTTCAAACGAATGAAGTAAGAAGATGTGCATATTTATATCCAAGTTTCAGTTACATATTTAATAAAGTGAACAAACCGTTAGCGTTAATTGAAATTGGGACAAGTTCTGGATTACAACTATTTTGGGATCAATATAGCTATTCGTACGGAACAGATGAAACATACGGAAATATAAATTCGAATGTACATGTAACTTCTGAAATAAGAGGGAAGAATGTGCCTCATTTATTAAAAGAAAGTCCACCTGTTGTAGAAAGAATCGGACTAGATTTACATGTAAATGATTTACATAGTAACGAAGATTATTTATGGCTACGTGCACTTATTTGGCCAGAACATAAAGAAAGGCTTGAACTGTTTGACCAAGCTGCATCTTTAGTAAAAAATAAATCTGTTCAATTAATAGAAGGAGATGGTGTAGAGCTATTACCATCTATTATTGAACGAATAAGTAGCGATGCTATTATCTGTATTTTCCATACACACGTCGCAAATCAAATACCTGAACAAGTAAAACATAAGTTAGAAAAACAAATCCAAGAAATCGGTGCAAAACGTGATGTATTCCACCTATATAACAACATGTGGGACCGGGACCTTCATATTAATTATTATATTAACGGAAACGAATATCGTGAAACGGTTGGAGAAACAGAAGGGCATGGGAGATGGTTTAGCTGGAAGATTGGAAATGAGAGGCTTATTTAG
- a CDS encoding GNAT family N-acetyltransferase → MLFQKETVSFRYVIEDDAPIISKWLTDPEVLQYYEGRDNPQSVEKVLDHFIHSPNSNEKRCLIEFDTVPIGYIQMYPVDSEWKALYGYKESQNVWGMDQFIGEPACWGKGIGTKLVQAAITYIMENEGAEVIAMDPKVNNERAIKCYEKCGFKKVKILKEHELHEGKLEDCWMVEFKHL, encoded by the coding sequence ATGCTATTTCAAAAAGAAACTGTATCGTTTAGGTACGTAATAGAAGATGATGCACCTATCATTTCAAAATGGTTAACGGACCCAGAAGTCTTGCAGTATTACGAAGGACGAGATAATCCGCAATCTGTAGAAAAGGTGCTTGATCATTTTATACATAGTCCAAACAGTAATGAAAAAAGATGTTTAATAGAATTTGATACCGTTCCGATTGGTTACATACAAATGTACCCAGTTGATTCAGAGTGGAAAGCGTTATATGGCTATAAAGAATCACAAAATGTATGGGGAATGGACCAATTTATCGGAGAACCGGCCTGTTGGGGGAAAGGAATTGGAACTAAACTCGTTCAGGCAGCAATTACATATATTATGGAGAATGAGGGAGCAGAAGTAATCGCAATGGACCCGAAAGTTAATAATGAACGTGCGATAAAGTGTTATGAAAAATGTGGATTTAAAAAAGTAAAGATTTTAAAGGAACATGAACTGCATGAGGGGAAATTAGAAGATTGTTGGATGGTGGAATTTAAACACTTATAA